GAGCAGGTGGTTGCCTGCCGTAACCTGGTCTGGCTGCAGACCAGCAGCGCGGGTGTGGATGCCTACATGAAACCGGGGGTTCTGCCTCCGGACGCCATGTTGACCAGTGCCTCAGGCGCTTACGGGCAGTCGGTCTCCGAGCACATGTTCGCCATGATGTGGGCTCTGATGAAGGACCTGCCGGCCTACCGGGACAATCAGCGTTTGGGCCGTTGGGCACCTCGCGGGGCCGTCCTTTCGCCGCATGGCTGCCAGGTCCTGGTTTTAGGCACAGGGGATATCGGAGCCTCCTTCGCTCGTCTGGCCAAGGCCGTAGGCGCTCGGACCATCGGTATCAGGCGCCATCCCGACCAGCCGGTGGAGGGGTTCGACCGTCTGGCTGGTTTTGATGATCTGGATGCCCTGCTGCCTGAGATGGATGTAGTGGCTCTGGCCCTGCCTTCAACGCCGCTGACCCGGCACATCATCGATGACCATCGTCTTGCATTGATGAAGTCCACCGCCGTGCTGATCAACGCGGGCAGGGGAGATGCCGTGGACTGCATGGCTCTGGCCCAAGCCCTGGATAAGGACGGCATTTTCGGTGCAGGGCTGGATGTGACCGAACCGGAGCCCCTGCCTGAAGACCACCCACTCTGGAGGCAACCACGTTGCCTGCTCACCCCGCATGTGGCCGGGGGAGCCCACCTGCCCTCCAACATGGATAAGGTTCGGGAAATCTGCCTGGATAACCTTCATCGATTCATGGATGGCAGGCCCC
The window above is part of the Bifidobacterium asteroides DSM 20089 genome. Proteins encoded here:
- a CDS encoding D-2-hydroxyacid dehydrogenase, translating into MTGKNDAEVRVEKRNENHPGDQLIINCLPLDQSERQEFLQAAPGVRQEFIVDTDMRQSMHWLIDVPESLRSEATIILGNPPAEQVVACRNLVWLQTSSAGVDAYMKPGVLPPDAMLTSASGAYGQSVSEHMFAMMWALMKDLPAYRDNQRLGRWAPRGAVLSPHGCQVLVLGTGDIGASFARLAKAVGARTIGIRRHPDQPVEGFDRLAGFDDLDALLPEMDVVALALPSTPLTRHIIDDHRLALMKSTAVLINAGRGDAVDCMALAQALDKDGIFGAGLDVTEPEPLPEDHPLWRQPRCLLTPHVAGGAHLPSNMDKVREICLDNLHRFMDGRPLRNRMR